Within Clostridia bacterium, the genomic segment GCTCATTACGATCGTTCCCCAATCTCGGATGCCGCGCACGACGGCTACGGCTCCCGTTCCCTCTCTCTAAGAATACGGCAAGCTACACAGGAAAGGCCATTTGCAGATGTGCCTTTGCAGGTACAGAAAAGGCCGGTCCCCAACGGGATCGGCCTTTTTCGCACGATCTCAAAATCTCTTAGTTGGCGCCCTTCTTCTGCGAACTGAGCGGCTTCCGTGACACAGGGTCAACGGCATTGAATACCGCATTTGCGCCGATGTGAGCCGGTTGGCCGGAAAGCAGTTGCTCCTTGCGGTAGATCAAATTGCTCGCATTAAGCGTCGCCAACTCGAAGCCATGTCCGTGAGTGATCGCATCCGTCGGGCAGGCCTCGACGCAGTATCCACAGAATATACAGCGGTTGTAGTCGATGTTGTAAACCTTGGCGTAGCGCTCGGCGCCACTCACGCGCTGCTCGGCCGTATTCTCCGCGGCCTCGATGTAAATGCAGTTCGAGGGGCAGGCCGCAGCGCACAGGAAGCAGGCAACGCACTTCTCCAGTCCGTTCTCGTCGTGCTGCAAAACGTGCAGGCCGCGAAAGCGTTCCTGGAAAACTGCGCCCTTCAAAGGCCCTGGCCCATCCGGATAATTTTCGACGATGGTCGGCTGAAACATCTCCCAGAAGGTGATGCTCATTCCCTTAGCGATGGCGGCGATATTTCTTAGAATGCCCATAGGTAACACCACAGTATAAATCGACAGACGCGATTTACGCGATAGCAAGACAGCGAAGCAGGCGAACGTGACATCACGCGCCTAATCGATCCCAAGTTCCTTCCATCGCTTTGTCACGCGTTCCGTCACATCGGGTGACATCGTAACCTCATCCGGCCACGGCCTCTGGAACCCTTCGCTTGGCCATTTGCGCGTCGCGTCCACGCCCATCTTCGAACCGAAGTCCGGAAGGCGTGAGGCGTGGTCCAGCGTATCCACCGGCCCAAGCATGAACTGAATATCGCGCTCCGGGTCGATGTTGTTGAACACCCGCAGCGTGACCTCGCTCAGATCATGCACGTCGCAGTCTTCGTCCACCACGACAACGCATTTCGTGAACATCGCCTGCCCCAGGGACCAGATTGCGTTCATGACCTTTCGCGCCTGCCCCGGATACGACTTCCTGATCGAGACGATCATCAGGTTGTGAAACACGCCCTCGGGCGGCAGATTCACATCGACCAGTTCCGGAATCGTCATCTTCATCAGCGGCTTGAAGATAGTTCCCACGGCTTTGCCCATATACGCATCTTCCTGCGGAGGCTTGCCGACGATGGTCGTGGAATAAATCGGATTCTTGCGATGTGTGATGCAGGTGAGGTGAAACACCGGATATAGGTCTTCCAGCGAGTAGAAACCAGTGTGATCGCCGAACGGACCTTCGACTTTCAATTCGTCCAGGTTCACAAATCCTTCGAGCACAATCTCGGACGTCGCCGGGACTTCCAGATCAACGGTTTCGCACTTGACCAGTTCCAGCGGCTTCTGCCGCAGGAAGCCCGCGATCATGTACTCCTCAATTTCGGGCGGCGCAGGCACGATGGCCGAAAACATCAGCGCGGGATCGGTTCCGATCGCTACCGCCACTTCCATCTTGCCCTTCACCTGCTTGCCTTCCACGACGCGCGCTCCACCGCCGCTGCGCCGCATTATGTCGATGGCGGCATTGAGTTGTTCCGGCTCATCGGCTGCGGCTCCTGCACGCAGGCGCTCGCGATAGTGTTCCGCGCCGCCCTTGTGGCGCTGCCAGTGCATGCCCGTGGATTTCGCGTCGTACACCTGCATCCGATACGCGCCCACATTGCGCTTCCCTGTCTTGGGATCGCGAGTGGTGACGCACGGCAGGGTGATAAAGCGACCGCCGTCCTGCGGCCAGCATTGCAGCACAGGAAAATCGAGCAGCGAAAAGTTGTCGCGCTTGATTACCTCTTTGCAGGGCCCCGCCGAGACCGTCTTCGGGAAGAAGCTGCCCATTTCCGCCAGCATCGGCAGCATTCTTACCTTGTCCAGAAATCCTTGCGGCGACTTCACGTCCATAAACTGGCGGATGCGTCCCGCAATCTCGTCGAACGAGTTCGTGCCCAGCGCCAGGTTCATCCTGCGTTCGCTGCCGAACTGGTTAATGAGCACCTGCGCGCCGGGATATCCCTTTACATTCTCGAAGAGCAGTGCCGGACCGCCCGGGCCGCGACCGTCGCGCGCACCCCACTTGGAGATCCGGTCTGTGATTTCGGTAATTTCAAGGATCGGGTCAACTTCCGCTCTCACGCGCTTTAACTCGCCCGCGCGATCCAGTGCCGCAATCCATTCTCTAAGGTCGTTGTAGGCCAACAGGGCCTCCCTCTTCAGATATGCCGGATGAACCCGCCATTATAGAAGAACCCGCAACCGCTCAGTTCAGAGTCCCAAAGCATCGCCATGTTTGGCGGATTGGAACCTACGCTGTCAGCTACCAACTTCCGGG encodes:
- the nuoI gene encoding NADH-quinone oxidoreductase subunit NuoI; amino-acid sequence: MGILRNIAAIAKGMSITFWEMFQPTIVENYPDGPGPLKGAVFQERFRGLHVLQHDENGLEKCVACFLCAAACPSNCIYIEAAENTAEQRVSGAERYAKVYNIDYNRCIFCGYCVEACPTDAITHGHGFELATLNASNLIYRKEQLLSGQPAHIGANAVFNAVDPVSRKPLSSQKKGAN
- a CDS encoding UbiD family decarboxylase; this translates as MAYNDLREWIAALDRAGELKRVRAEVDPILEITEITDRISKWGARDGRGPGGPALLFENVKGYPGAQVLINQFGSERRMNLALGTNSFDEIAGRIRQFMDVKSPQGFLDKVRMLPMLAEMGSFFPKTVSAGPCKEVIKRDNFSLLDFPVLQCWPQDGGRFITLPCVTTRDPKTGKRNVGAYRMQVYDAKSTGMHWQRHKGGAEHYRERLRAGAAADEPEQLNAAIDIMRRSGGGARVVEGKQVKGKMEVAVAIGTDPALMFSAIVPAPPEIEEYMIAGFLRQKPLELVKCETVDLEVPATSEIVLEGFVNLDELKVEGPFGDHTGFYSLEDLYPVFHLTCITHRKNPIYSTTIVGKPPQEDAYMGKAVGTIFKPLMKMTIPELVDVNLPPEGVFHNLMIVSIRKSYPGQARKVMNAIWSLGQAMFTKCVVVVDEDCDVHDLSEVTLRVFNNIDPERDIQFMLGPVDTLDHASRLPDFGSKMGVDATRKWPSEGFQRPWPDEVTMSPDVTERVTKRWKELGID